Proteins from a genomic interval of Oceanispirochaeta crateris:
- a CDS encoding ATP-grasp domain-containing protein, with the protein MILHVLGAGPAQLNLIKRIKEMGHEVAVSDMNPRAPGLALADYPSVASSFDPEAIKEAALEARSDRLLTMGTDQPVLTAALVSEQLGLPYFLTAEQATLVTNKKVMKEMFLQRQIPTAPFRFLSSSFDDSELEGLHFPLVIKPLDSQGQRGVLKVQNISEIRVRMDEVLGFSRENQILVEEYYPSEEVTVSGWVCDKKVHLFSITDRVTIENDPYMGVCVSHRYPSLFHRDWKELEDLTRKICHSVDIKEGPIYFQILGGDQGFRVNEIACRLGGAYEDEFLPALCGVDPLTLLIEESLGSSCEDHSLEAMTTRRESLYCSLQMFFCRPGIICSQTGMDSLSSIPGFGAGRFLLSNGTQILNRENSTQRAGYFFFYGNSAEDLNKKVGRAYDALSILDENGKEMIERSEKEQFPDE; encoded by the coding sequence ATGATCTTGCACGTTTTGGGCGCTGGTCCAGCTCAGTTGAATCTGATCAAGAGAATAAAGGAGATGGGCCATGAGGTGGCTGTTTCCGATATGAATCCCCGGGCACCCGGGCTGGCTCTGGCAGATTATCCGTCTGTGGCCAGTAGCTTTGATCCCGAGGCTATCAAAGAGGCTGCCCTGGAGGCCCGATCAGATCGATTGCTGACCATGGGGACTGATCAACCTGTTTTAACAGCCGCATTGGTGTCGGAACAACTGGGACTTCCCTATTTTCTGACAGCAGAACAGGCGACCCTTGTGACGAACAAAAAAGTGATGAAAGAGATGTTTTTGCAGCGACAGATCCCCACGGCACCCTTCAGATTCCTGTCTTCCAGCTTTGATGATTCTGAACTGGAGGGGCTCCATTTCCCTCTGGTTATTAAGCCACTTGACAGCCAGGGGCAAAGGGGAGTCCTCAAGGTGCAAAATATATCAGAAATAAGAGTCCGAATGGATGAGGTCCTTGGCTTTTCCAGAGAAAATCAGATTTTGGTAGAAGAATACTATCCCAGTGAAGAAGTGACTGTAAGCGGCTGGGTCTGTGATAAAAAGGTTCATCTGTTTTCAATCACAGACCGCGTCACCATTGAGAACGATCCCTATATGGGAGTCTGTGTCTCTCACCGTTATCCTTCGCTGTTTCATAGAGACTGGAAGGAGCTGGAAGATCTCACCCGTAAGATTTGCCATTCTGTGGACATAAAAGAAGGTCCGATTTATTTCCAGATTCTGGGTGGTGACCAGGGATTCCGGGTCAATGAGATTGCCTGCCGTCTCGGCGGAGCCTATGAAGATGAGTTCTTACCGGCACTTTGTGGAGTGGATCCTTTGACTCTTTTAATCGAGGAGAGCCTCGGTTCAAGCTGTGAGGACCATTCCCTTGAAGCCATGACTACCCGTCGGGAGAGCCTGTATTGTTCACTCCAGATGTTCTTCTGCCGTCCCGGGATAATCTGCAGCCAAACTGGAATGGACTCTCTTTCCTCGATTCCGGGCTTTGGAGCCGGCCGGTTTCTTCTCTCTAATGGAACTCAGATCCTCAATAGAGAAAACTCGACTCAAAGGGCCGGGTATTTTTTCTTTTATGGGAACTCTGCTGAAGATTTGAACAAGAAAGTCGGTAGAGCCTATGATGCCTTGAGTATTTTGGATGAGAACGGAAAGGAGATGATAGAACGAAGTGAAAAGGAACAATTCCCAGATGAGTAG
- a CDS encoding ABC transporter substrate-binding protein, translating into MSRPQRNAILFLMLGVLLLFNSCTRTKNSVVIAQQYGLAYAPVQIMKDLELLEKEMPEYTVKWVQLSNTAAIREAALAGDMDAGFIGIPPFLISRDQGMPWKLLCGLCQAPSGLVVPAGRYDSLNSIPEDARIALPQPGSIQHILLGMALKREVGQADFLDDHLISLKHPDGLNALLSGSVDGHFTSPPYLFQESDLPGFEVLLSGEAAMGLPFTFIASVVTEKAVATNPLFLQALKTALEKSILYMKENPEESLLLLSESYDLEKELLRDYLGRSGLIFETELRGVEQFSAFMVEERYLKNPEDMGGLVF; encoded by the coding sequence ATGAGTAGACCTCAGAGAAATGCCATATTGTTTCTTATGTTAGGAGTCCTCCTCCTGTTCAATTCTTGTACCAGGACAAAAAATTCAGTTGTTATTGCTCAACAGTATGGTCTGGCCTACGCGCCTGTTCAGATTATGAAGGATTTGGAACTCCTTGAAAAAGAGATGCCCGAATATACGGTCAAGTGGGTTCAATTGTCCAATACCGCTGCTATCCGTGAAGCAGCCCTGGCAGGAGATATGGATGCCGGATTCATAGGGATTCCCCCCTTCTTGATTTCCCGGGATCAAGGGATGCCCTGGAAACTCCTTTGCGGCTTGTGCCAGGCGCCTTCCGGTCTGGTTGTTCCCGCCGGACGGTATGATTCTTTGAACAGTATTCCCGAAGACGCCCGCATCGCTCTGCCTCAACCGGGAAGTATTCAGCATATACTTCTGGGGATGGCTCTGAAACGAGAGGTCGGTCAGGCGGATTTTCTGGATGATCATCTGATCTCTCTTAAGCATCCCGACGGCTTGAATGCCCTTCTTTCGGGATCGGTAGACGGACACTTTACCTCTCCTCCCTATTTGTTTCAGGAGTCTGATTTACCCGGGTTTGAAGTCCTCTTATCCGGTGAGGCGGCCATGGGCCTTCCCTTTACATTTATTGCCTCTGTGGTCACTGAAAAAGCAGTTGCAACGAATCCTCTTTTTTTGCAGGCCCTGAAAACGGCTCTGGAAAAGTCCATTCTCTATATGAAGGAAAACCCCGAAGAATCTCTTCTTCTGCTTTCTGAGTCCTATGATCTGGAGAAGGAACTCCTTCGGGACTATTTGGGTCGTTCCGGTTTGATTTTTGAAACTGAATTGAGGGGGGTTGAGCAGTTTTCCGCATTTATGGTCGAAGAAAGATACCTTAAAAACCCAGAGGACATGGGAGGACTCGTATTCTGA
- a CDS encoding ABC transporter permease, with amino-acid sequence MKKLKPALTGVLLVLLMALLWEGLYYSGLFHPLVFPSLQDILKTTARDFLSGELTLSIVTSILLILFSFIPAVLVALILTALGLHSAILRSGIQTLSNLAHPLPGVALLPILILWTGLGQHIILLVVIHSVLWPLVINLQSGIDETPELWLNLGRNNCLSRKEVFLTILLPGSYPYLLAGLKIGWARAWRAVISSEMIFGTISGGGGLGWYIFNKRIFMDSPGMFAGIIVLMILGVLVDQVLFSPLEKGMNRRRGKSV; translated from the coding sequence ATGAAAAAGTTAAAACCCGCCTTGACCGGTGTTTTGCTGGTTCTTCTCATGGCTTTACTCTGGGAGGGTCTGTATTATAGCGGGCTTTTTCACCCCCTTGTATTTCCATCTCTTCAGGATATTTTAAAGACGACAGCCAGAGATTTCTTATCGGGAGAACTGACCCTTTCCATTGTGACATCCATCCTGCTTATTCTTTTTTCATTTATTCCGGCGGTCCTGGTCGCCCTGATATTGACAGCTCTGGGACTGCATTCTGCAATTTTGAGGAGTGGAATTCAAACTCTATCCAATCTGGCACATCCTTTGCCCGGAGTCGCCCTCTTGCCGATCCTTATTCTATGGACAGGGCTGGGGCAGCATATCATTCTTTTAGTAGTCATTCATTCGGTTCTTTGGCCTCTGGTGATTAACCTTCAAAGCGGCATAGATGAGACTCCCGAACTGTGGTTGAACCTGGGCCGGAATAACTGTTTGAGCCGGAAAGAAGTTTTTTTGACAATCCTTCTCCCAGGTTCCTATCCCTATCTTCTGGCGGGTCTAAAAATCGGGTGGGCCAGAGCCTGGAGAGCAGTCATATCCTCTGAGATGATATTTGGAACAATCAGCGGAGGAGGAGGATTGGGCTGGTACATCTTCAATAAGAGAATCTTCATGGACAGCCCGGGAATGTTTGCGGGAATCATTGTGCTTATGATCCTGGGTGTTCTGGTGGATCAGGTTCTCTTTTCTCCTCTGGAAAAGGGGATGAATAGACGCCGGGGGAAGAGTGTATGA
- a CDS encoding ABC transporter ATP-binding protein, with protein sequence MSLLRADQIHYSYLLQGNNRLDILKDLSMSLNHGEILTLLGPSGCGKSTLLKLLSGFLTPHKGRIFHDENLLINPFSQGQMIFQDSTQLLPWLTVSENILFPVCRSLLPGLKPRPDSVQKDMLQDILKRVGLEPFKDYHPGRLSGGMKQRCVLGRALMAEPEILFMDEPFGSLDSPSRKELQDLLLKLWVERHFSILFVTHDIAEALSLSDRILLFSGLTEPVQELTVNLPRPRDRMSPAFRTLEWELYSSLAASGSIL encoded by the coding sequence ATGAGTTTGCTGAGAGCCGATCAGATTCACTATTCCTATCTCCTTCAGGGAAACAACAGGCTGGATATTCTTAAAGATCTCAGCATGAGCCTCAATCATGGGGAAATCCTGACTCTTCTGGGTCCTTCAGGTTGCGGTAAAAGCACTTTGCTGAAGCTCTTATCCGGATTCCTTACTCCCCATAAGGGCCGTATTTTTCATGATGAAAATCTTCTTATAAATCCTTTTTCTCAAGGACAGATGATTTTTCAGGATAGCACACAGCTGCTGCCCTGGTTGACCGTATCAGAGAATATTCTATTTCCTGTTTGTCGGTCACTTCTTCCCGGATTGAAACCTCGCCCGGACAGTGTTCAGAAAGATATGTTACAAGATATCCTGAAGAGAGTAGGGTTGGAGCCATTCAAAGATTATCATCCCGGACGGCTCTCAGGAGGGATGAAGCAGCGCTGTGTTTTGGGGCGGGCTCTCATGGCGGAGCCGGAGATCCTCTTTATGGATGAGCCCTTTGGGTCTTTAGATTCACCATCAAGAAAGGAACTGCAGGATCTCCTTCTTAAGCTATGGGTAGAGCGTCATTTTTCAATTCTCTTTGTGACTCATGATATTGCCGAAGCCCTCTCTCTTTCCGATAGGATTCTCCTTTTCAGTGGATTGACCGAGCCGGTTCAGGAACTCACAGTGAATCTACCCAGACCCCGTGACAGAATGAGCCCCGCATTCAGGACTCTTGAATGGGAGCTTTACTCTTCACTGGCTGCTTCCGGAAGTATTTTGTAG